CGTGCCGGTGACGGCCTTTCTGCTGGGCACCTACATAACGGAGAATATCCGTATCCGTTACGGAGGACTGAAACACCTCGGATGGCGGCAGATCGTGGTCGCTCTCGAGGCGCTGGTGCTGATACTGATCTCCTTCATGCCGCACTACAGCGACAACGTCGCGAACGCGATGGTCTCGTTCGCCTGCGCAATGCAGTTCGACGCCTTCCGCACGATGAACGGGGTGCCCTTTTCTTCGACGCTCTCAATGACGAACATGCGCGGCGCGATCGAATACATGACGAATTACCGGGAAGACTGCGACACGGAAAAAATCTCGCGCAGCTTCGAGTATCTCATCACGGTGCTCGTCTTCACCCTCTCCGTTTTCATCGGCTCACGGCTCACCTACAAATACGACGACAGCGCGGTGCTCTTTCCGGCCTCTATGCTGCTCTTCGGAGCGCTTCTCATGTTCTTTAG
This region of Cloacibacillus sp. genomic DNA includes:
- a CDS encoding YoaK family protein, encoding MIKLPKIKLMDFTDPSESFLLAVILAAAGGFLDGYTYIGRGNVFANTQTGNLILLGVNMARGRLTASISYIVPVTAFLLGTYITENIRIRYGGLKHLGWRQIVVALEALVLILISFMPHYSDNVANAMVSFACAMQFDAFRTMNGVPFSSTLSMTNMRGAIEYMTNYREDCDTEKISRSFEYLITVLVFTLSVFIGSRLTYKYDDSAVLFPASMLLFGALLMFFRKREKTTPT